One part of the Eucalyptus grandis isolate ANBG69807.140 chromosome 10, ASM1654582v1, whole genome shotgun sequence genome encodes these proteins:
- the LOC104421212 gene encoding omega-hydroxypalmitate O-feruloyl transferase isoform X1 — MEATAKNNVLIIERSSPAMVQPEYETPEGSIFLTSIDQVAVVHVPSVYCFDRSDANVVDVIKQALAKVLVHYYPLAGRLAINSRGKLVVDCQNKLGVPFVEAIADCNITNLGDVRILDGDVLGKLVYKEPTQDKLEAAPLLTAQVTKFKCGGFILGVSLNHCIADGISAMDFMNAWAEIARGKPLSRVPCHDRTIISARFPPQITGPYDDFVQITDVSNMKALYEEQQLVYKSFLFDAEKLAALKRMATKDDQVTSRCSSFVALAAFVWRARSMALNMKLHQQTKLLFPVNFRSRLRTLLPDGYFGNAVAMPCCLCTMGDLIEEPISASVERIKKAIESVTEDYIRSKIDFLDMHRFEGFPTGTLVINSWTSLEHGSTDFGWGEPRFGTGDVSSLTCLFMAEGREKGIMVVLGLPLSAMDTFNKLVCDLNGA, encoded by the exons ATGGAGGCAACCGCCAAGAACAACGTCCTCATAATAGAAAGATCAAGTCCCGCCATGGTCCAACCGGAATACGAAACACCTGAGGGTTCCATTTTCTTAACTAGCATCGATCAAGTGGCTGTTGTACACGTGCCATCTGTTTATTGTTTTGACAGGAGCGATGCAAATGTGGTAGACGTGATTAAGCAAGCTTTGGCCAAAGTTCTGGTTCATTACTATCCACTTGCAGGGAGATTAGCTATAAACTCTCGAGGGAAGTTGGTTGTTGATTGCCAAAACAAGTTAGGAGTCCCATTTGTGGAGGCAATAGCTGATTGTAACATAACAAATCTGGGTGATGTGAGAATTCTTGATGGTGATGTTTTAGGTAAGCTTGTTTATAAAGAGCCTACGCAAGATAAACTTGAAGCAGCTCCCCTTCTAACTGCACAG GTGACCAAATTTAAATGTGGAGGTTTTATTTTAGGGGTTTCGCTTAACCACTGCATAGCGGATGGTATATCAGCAATGGATTTTATGAACGCATGGGCTGAAATAGCAAGAGGCAAGCCTTTGTCCCGTGTCCCTTGTCATGATAGAACCATCATAAGTGCAAGGTTTCCTCCTCAAATCACCGGTCCTTACGATGACTTTGTTCAGATAACTGATGTTTCAAACATGAAGGCATTATATGAGGAACAACAATTGGTATATAAATCCTTCTTATTTGATGCGGAGAAGCTGGCAGCCTTAAAAAGAATGGCAACAAAAGACGATCAG GTAACGAGCAGATGCAGCAGCTTCGTAGCACTTGCAGCTTTTGTGTGGCGGGCTCGAAGCATGGCCCTCAACATGAAACTTCACCAACAAACAAAGCTTCTTTTTCCAGTTAACTTCAGATCCAGGCTAAGAACACTACTGCCTGACGGATACTTTGGGAATGCCGTGGCTATGCCTTGCTGTCTCTGCACCATGGGAGATTTGATTGAGGAGCCAATCTCTGCTTCTGTGGAAAGAATAAAGAAGGCGATTGAGAGTGTGACTGAAGACTACATACGATCAAAGATTGACTTTCTGGACATGCATCGATTTGAGGGATTCCCTACGGGCACACTAGTCATAAATTCATGGACGAGTCTCGAGCATGGCAGCACGGACTTTGGGTGGGGAGAGCCGAGGTTCGGGACTGGTGACGTATCAAGCTTAACCTGCTTGTTTATGgcagaagggagagagaagggcatTATGGTGGTGTTGGGTTTGCCACTTTCAGCCATGGATACCTTCAATAAGCTCGTTTGTGATTTGAATGGAGCTTAG
- the LOC104421212 gene encoding fatty alcohol:caffeoyl-CoA acyltransferase isoform X2 — MEATAKNNVLIIERSSPAMVQPEYETPEGSIFLTSIDQVAVVHVPSVYCFDRSDANVVDVIKQALAKVLVHYYPLAGRLAINSRGKLVVDCQNKLGVPFVEAIADCNITNLGDVRILDGDVLGKLVYKEPTQDKLEAAPLLTAQITDVSNMKALYEEQQLVYKSFLFDAEKLAALKRMATKDDQVTSRCSSFVALAAFVWRARSMALNMKLHQQTKLLFPVNFRSRLRTLLPDGYFGNAVAMPCCLCTMGDLIEEPISASVERIKKAIESVTEDYIRSKIDFLDMHRFEGFPTGTLVINSWTSLEHGSTDFGWGEPRFGTGDVSSLTCLFMAEGREKGIMVVLGLPLSAMDTFNKLVCDLNGA; from the exons ATGGAGGCAACCGCCAAGAACAACGTCCTCATAATAGAAAGATCAAGTCCCGCCATGGTCCAACCGGAATACGAAACACCTGAGGGTTCCATTTTCTTAACTAGCATCGATCAAGTGGCTGTTGTACACGTGCCATCTGTTTATTGTTTTGACAGGAGCGATGCAAATGTGGTAGACGTGATTAAGCAAGCTTTGGCCAAAGTTCTGGTTCATTACTATCCACTTGCAGGGAGATTAGCTATAAACTCTCGAGGGAAGTTGGTTGTTGATTGCCAAAACAAGTTAGGAGTCCCATTTGTGGAGGCAATAGCTGATTGTAACATAACAAATCTGGGTGATGTGAGAATTCTTGATGGTGATGTTTTAGGTAAGCTTGTTTATAAAGAGCCTACGCAAGATAAACTTGAAGCAGCTCCCCTTCTAACTGCACAG ATAACTGATGTTTCAAACATGAAGGCATTATATGAGGAACAACAATTGGTATATAAATCCTTCTTATTTGATGCGGAGAAGCTGGCAGCCTTAAAAAGAATGGCAACAAAAGACGATCAG GTAACGAGCAGATGCAGCAGCTTCGTAGCACTTGCAGCTTTTGTGTGGCGGGCTCGAAGCATGGCCCTCAACATGAAACTTCACCAACAAACAAAGCTTCTTTTTCCAGTTAACTTCAGATCCAGGCTAAGAACACTACTGCCTGACGGATACTTTGGGAATGCCGTGGCTATGCCTTGCTGTCTCTGCACCATGGGAGATTTGATTGAGGAGCCAATCTCTGCTTCTGTGGAAAGAATAAAGAAGGCGATTGAGAGTGTGACTGAAGACTACATACGATCAAAGATTGACTTTCTGGACATGCATCGATTTGAGGGATTCCCTACGGGCACACTAGTCATAAATTCATGGACGAGTCTCGAGCATGGCAGCACGGACTTTGGGTGGGGAGAGCCGAGGTTCGGGACTGGTGACGTATCAAGCTTAACCTGCTTGTTTATGgcagaagggagagagaagggcatTATGGTGGTGTTGGGTTTGCCACTTTCAGCCATGGATACCTTCAATAAGCTCGTTTGTGATTTGAATGGAGCTTAG
- the LOC104421213 gene encoding omega-hydroxypalmitate O-feruloyl transferase: MEAPAKENIIKVERSSPVVVLPEYETPEGSMFLSSLDQMAPAIVPTVYCFDRSDANVVDVIKQALAKVLVHYYPIAGRLAKNYCGKLVVDCQKKLGVPFVEATADCDIKNLGNLIIFDSDVLGKLVYRDPMEHILEVAPLLTAQVTKFRCGGFTLGIALSHCMADGVSAMNFMNAWAEIARGEPLSLVPCHDRTVLKSRLPPRITGPYNEFVHISDVSNMTAFYEEQQFVQKSFHFDAEKLAILKIMATKDEQVTGSCTNFIALAAFVWRARSVALKMKLHQQSKLLLAVNFRYRLTPPLPDGYFGNAVALPCCLCSVGELIEEPISASAGRIKKAIESVTDNYIRSRIDYLDMYQYEGFPLGTLVITSWTGLEYGYTNFGWGEPTFGMGDLLRETCLFMTEGKEKGITVVLGLPLSAMNTFEKLVCDLNEA; the protein is encoded by the exons ATGGAGGCACCCGCAAAGGAGAACATCATAAAAGTAGAAAGATCTAGCCCCGTCGTCGTCCTACCAGAATATGAAACACCCGAGGGTTCCATGTTCTTAAGTAGCCTTGATCAAATGGCTCCCGCAATCGTGCCGACCGTTTATTGTTTCGACAGGAGTGACGCAAATGTGGTAGACGTGATTAAGCAAGCTCTGGCCAAAGTTCTGGTTCATTACTATCCAATTGCCGGGAGATTAGCCAAAAACTATTGTGGGAAGTTGGTTGTCGATTGCCAAAAGAAGTTAGGAGTCCCATTTGTGGAGGCAACGGCTGATTGTGACATCAAAAATCTTggtaatttgataattttcgatTCTGATGTTTTAGGTAAGCTTGTTTACAGAGATCCTATGGAACATATACTTGAAGTTGCCCCTCTTCTAACCGCACAG GTGACGAAATTCAGATGTGGAGGTTTCACTTTAGGGATCGCACTTAGTCATTGCATGGCAGATGGTGTGTCGGCAATGAATTTTATGAACGCATGGGCTGAAATAGCAAGAGGCGAGCCTTTATCCCTCGTCCCTTGTCATGATAGAACTGTCCTAAAATCAAGGTTGCCTCCTCGAATCACCGGTCCTTACAACGAGTTTGTTCATATAAGTGATGTATCAAACATGACGGCATTTTATGAGGAGCAACAATTCGTACAAAAGTCTTTCCACTTTGATGCTGAGAAGCTGGCCATCTTAAAAATAATGGCAACAAAAGATGAACAG GTAACAGGCAGTTGCACCAACTTCATAGCACTTGCAGCCTTCGTGTGGCGGGCTCGAAGCGTGGCCCTCAAGATGAAACTTCACCAACAATCAAAACTTCTTTTAGCAGTCAATTTCAGGTATAGGCTAACACCACCATTGCCCGACGGCTACTTTGGGAACGCCGTGGCCTTGCCCTGTTGTCTCTGCTCGGTTGGAGAGTTGATTGAGGAGCCAATCTCTGCTTCCGCGGGGAGAATAAAGAAGGCAATCGAGAGCGTGACGGACAACTACATTCGGTCAAGGATCGACTATTTGGACATGTATCAATATGAAGGATTTCCTCTGGGCACTCTAGTAATAACTTCATGGACAGGGCTCGAGTATGGCTACACAAACTTTGGTTGGGGAGAGCCGACGTTTGGGATGGGTGACCTACTAAGGGAAACCTGCTTGTTTATGAcagaagggaaagagaaaggcATTACGGTGGTGTTGGGTTTGCCCCTTTCAGCCATGAATACCTTTGAGAAGCTTGTTTGTGATCTGAACGAGGCTTAG
- the LOC120288851 gene encoding omega-hydroxypalmitate O-feruloyl transferase-like produces MEASAKNNDLIIERSSPTVVLPEYETPKDSIFLSSLEKMFPSMKRSIYSFERSDANVVDVIKQSLAKVLVHYYPLAGRLAKNSRGKLFVDCQKKLGVPFVEAMTDSEIESLGDSRLVNSDVLGKLVYRDPMEDMLEVAPLLTAQVTKFRCGGFILGVAISHHIADGVSAMNFMNAWAEIARGKPLSLVPCHDRAILKPRVPPQITGPYNEFVQISDVSNLMALYEEQQLVYKSFHFDAEKLATLKRMATKDEQVTSACTSFVALAAFVWRVRSMALKMKLHQQLKLHLIVNFRSRLTTPLPEGYFGNAVVSPCCLCTMGELIEEPISAFVTRIKKAIESVTDNYVQSRIDYYDINPSERLPVSAFSISSWTRLEYGSTNFGWGEPRFGAGEPPRESCLFMKDGREKGIAVVLGLPLPAMNTFEKLVCDLNVV; encoded by the exons ATGGAGGCATCCGCGAAGAACAACGACCTAATAATAGAAAGATCCAGCCCCACCGTGGTCCTCCCAGAATACGAAACACCCAAGGATTCCATTTTCTTAAGCAGCCTTGAAAAAATGTTTCCCTCGATGAAGCGATCCATTTATTCTTTCGAGAGGAGTGACGCAAATGTGGTAGACGTGATAAAGCAATCTTTGGCCAAAGTTCTGGTTCATTATTATCCACTTGCAGGGAGATTAGCTAAAAACTCTCGAGGGAAGTTGTTTGTTGATTGCCAAAAGAAGTTAGGAGTCCCATTTGTGGAGGCAATGACTGATAGTGAAATCGAGAGTCTGGGTGATAGCAGACTTGTCAATTCTGATGTTTTAGGCAAGCTCGTTTACAGAGATCCTATGGAAGATATGCTTGAAGTTGCCCCTCTTCTGACTGCACAG GTGACAAAATTCAGATGTGGAGGCTTCATTTTAGGGGTTGCAATTAGCCATCACATAGCAGATGGGGTGTCGGCAATGAATTTTATGAACGCATGGGCTGAAATTGCAAGAGGCAAGCCGTTATCCCTGGTCCCTTGTCATGATAGAGCCATCCTAAAACCAAGGGTGCCTCCTCAAATCACGGGTCCTTACAACGAATTTGTTCAAATAAGTGACGTATCAAACCTCATGGCATTATATGAGGAACAACAATTGGTATACAAATCCTTCCACTTCGACGCTGAGAAGCTGGCGACCCTAAAAAGAATGGCCACAAAAGATGAGCAG GTAACGAGCGCATGCACCAGCTTTGTAGCACTGGCAGCCTTTGTGTGGCGGGTTCGCAGTATGGCCCTCAAGATGAAACTTCACCAACAATTAAAGCTTCATTTAATAGTCAATTTCAGGTCGAGGCTAACAACCCCATTGCCCGAGGGGTACTTTGGGAACGCCGTGGTCTCTCCCTGTTGTCTCTGCACCATGGGAGAGTTGATCGAGGAGCCAATCTCTGCTTTTGTGACAAGAATAAAGAAGGCAATCGAGAGTGTGACCGACAATTACGTACAGTCGAGAATCGACTATTATGACATTAATCCTTCTGAGCGACTCCCTGTTAGCGCATTTTCAATAAGTTCATGGACAAGGCTCGAGTATGGCTCCACAAACTTTGGGTGGGGAGAGCCAAGGTTTGGGGCCGGTGAACCACCAAGAGAAAGCTGCTTGTTTATGAAGGATGGGAGAGAAAAGGGCATTGCGGTGGTGTTGGGTTTGCCACTTCCAGCCATGAATACCTTCGAGAAACTTGTTTGTGATCTTAATGTTGTCTAG
- the LOC104421214 gene encoding alpha-L-fucosidase 1: MKKKTMTSRYAKPISPNAFLSIFALSICLLSSSSVGDCLVRSADSPQKPPPLPILPIPTSRQLEWQSASMALFLHFGPNTFTDSEWGSGRADPSVFHPTRLDAAQWVGVAKQAGFSRVILTAKHHDGFCLWPSEYTDYSVRSSPWRGGRGDVVAELSSAARDAGIGLGLYLSPWDRHEPSYGRTVEYNEFYVGQMTELLTRYGEIKEVWLDGAKGEGEKDMDYYFESWFSLIRQLQPRAVIFSDAGPDTRWIGDEAGVAGSTCWSAFNRSNAKIGGTDPQYSRSGDPVGQDWVPAECDVSIRPGWFWHASEVPKSARILLDIYYKSVGRNCLLLLNVPPNSLGLISEEDVQVLQEFNELRRLIFDENLAKSALLSASSTRGGMMNNSRFSVENVLKEGIYSYWAPEENRSDWTLYLRFQEKVKFNVLQVQEPIQLGQRVIQFHLKTLNDRGEWRQVINGTTVGYQRLLQFPMLETQELRFVIDKSRADPLISYLGLYVDTFSILTETSTNTSQTHVNGSWVIMKTARNNLSATL, from the exons atgaagaagaagacgatgaccTCAAGATATGCGAAACCCATTTCTCCAAATGCATTCTTGAGCATCTTCGCACTATCAATTtgtctcctttcttcttcttctgttggCGATTGCCTCGTCCGATCCGCTGACTCGCCGCAGAAACCTCCGCCACTCCCGATTCTGCCCATACCCACCTCGCGGCAGCTCGAATGGCAGTCCGCCTCCATGGCCCTCTTCCTGCACTTCGGACCCAACACCTTCACCGACTCCGAGTGGGGCTCCGGCCGCGCGGACCCCTCCGTCTTCCACCCCACGCGCCTCGACGCCGCCCAGTGGGTCGGCGTCGCCAAGCAGGCCGGGTTCTCGCGCGTGATCCTCACCGCCAAGCACCACGATGGCTTCTGCCTGTGGCCGAGCGAGTACACGGACTACTCCGTGCGGTCGAGCCCGTGGCGAGGCGGCCGCGGCGACGTGGTCGCGGAACTCTCGAGCGCTGCGAGGGACGCCGGCATCGGGTTGGGGCTATACCTCTCGCCGTGGGATCGGCACGAGCCGTCGTATGGACGGACGGTGGAGTACAATGAATTCTACGTGGGACAGATGACCGAGCTGCTGACCAG ATATGGGGAGATAAAGGAGGTGTGGTTAGATGGTGCCAAAGGTGAGGGAGAGAAGGACATGGACTATTACTTTGAGAGTTGGTTTAGTCTAATCCGCCAGCTCCAACCGAGGGCCGTCATTTTTTCTGATGCTGGTCCGGATACCAGGTGGATTGGGGACGAGGCTGGCGTAGCCGGGTCGACTTGCTGGTCTGCATTCAATAGGAGTAACGCCAAGATTGGTGGAACTGATCCTCA ATACTCGAGGAGTGGAGACCCCGTCGGGCAGGACTGGGTGCCAGCTGAGTGTGATGTCTCCATCAGACCCGGTTGGTTTTGGCATGCATCAGAAGTTCCTAAGTCTGCAAGAATCCTTCTCGACATCTATTACAAATCCGTTGGAAGAAACTGTCTCTTGTTACTAAACGTACCTCCAAACTCCTTGGGTCTCATATCCGAAGAAGACGTACAAGTGCTTCAAGAATTTAATGAGCTTCGGAGGTTGATATTCGATGAAAATCTAGCCAAGAGTGCTCTTCTCAGTGCCAGCAGTACCCGAGGAGGGATGATGAACAATTCCCGTTTTAGCGTAGAGAATGTCCTCAAAGAGGGTATCTACAGCTATTGGGCACCTGAGGAGAATCGGTCAGATTGGACATTATATCTAAGGTTTCAGGAGAAGGTGAAGTTCAATGTTCTGCAAGTGCAAGAGCCGATCCAATTGGGCCAGCGGGTTATACAGTTCCATCTTAAGACCCTGAACGACAGAGGAGAGTGGAGGCAAGTGATCAACGGCACCACGGTGGGATACCAGAGGCTCCTGCAATTCCCTATGCTTGAAACGCAGGAGTTGAGGTTTGTGATCGACAAATCTCGGGCTGACCCTCTTATCTCTTATTTGGGGCTCTATGTAGATACCTTTTCGATTTTGACAGAAACTTCTACCAATACTTCTCAAACACATGTAAATGGAAGTTGGGTGATTATGAAAACTGCCCGCAACAATCTGTCAGCCACACTGTAG
- the LOC104421215 gene encoding S-adenosylmethionine synthase 1 — MESFLFTSESVNEGHPDKICDQVSDAILDACLEQDPQSKVACETCTKTNMVMVFGEITTKAKVNYEKIVRDTCRGIGFTSADVGLDADKCKVLVNIEQQSPDIAQGVHGNMTKKPEEIGAGDQGHMFGYATDETPELMPLTHVLATKLGAKLTEVRKNKTCPWLRPDGKTQVTVEYRNDGGTMVPLRVHTVLISTQHDETVTNEQIAKDLKEHVIKPVIPPQYLDDKTIFHLNPSGRFVIGGPHGDAGLTGRKIIIDTYGGWGAHGGGAFSGKDPTKVDRSGAYIVRQAAKSVVASGLARRCIVQVSYAIGVPDPLSVFVDTYKTGKIPDKDILALIKENFDFRPGMISINLDLMRGGNFRYQKTAAYGHFGRDDPDFTWEKVKLLKPRKA; from the coding sequence ATGGAGAGTTTCCTCTTCACCTCAGAGTCTGTCAATGAAGGCCACCCAGACAAGATCTGTGACCAAGTCTCAGATGCTATCCTCGATGCTTGTTTGGAGCAAGATCCACAAAGCAAAGTTGCGTGTGAGACATGTACCAAGACAAATATGGTCATGGTGTTCGGGGAAATTACCACCAAGGCTAAGGTCAATTATGAGAAGATCGTTCGCGATACATGCCGAGGGATTGGGTTCACATCGGCCGATGTTGGTCTCGATGCCGACAAATGCAAAGTCCTAGTCAACATCGAACAGCAGAGCCCTGATATTGCTCAAGGAGTTCACGGAAATATGACCAAGAAACCTGAGGAGATTGGTGCTGGAGACCAAGGTCACATGTTCGGTTACGCTACAGATGAAACTCCCGAGCTTATGCCATTGACTCACGTCCTAGCCACAAAACTCGGAGCCAAGCTGACTGAAGTGAGGAAGAACAAAACATGCCCCTGGCTGAGACCTGATGGGAAGACCCAAGTGACGGTGGAGTACCGTAATGATGGGGGAACCATGGTCCCGCTGAGGGTCCATACAGTCCTAATCTCGACTCAGCATGATGAGACCGTTACCAATGAGCAGATTGCGAAGGATTTGAAAGAACATGTGATCAAGCCCGTCATTCCACCTCAGTATCTTGACGACAAGACGATTTTCCACCTGAACCCCTCAGGGCGTTTTGTGATCGGTGGGCCCCATGGCGATGCAGGCCTCACTGGGAGGAAGATAATTATCGACACTTACGGTGGGTGGGGTGCTCATGGTGGCGGTGCTTTTTCGGGCAAGGACCCGACCAAGGTTGACCGTAGTGGTGCCTACATTGTTAGGCAAGCTGCGAAGAGTGTGGTGGCTTCTGGGCTTGCTCGACGCTGCATTGTGCAGGTTTCTTATGCCATCGGTGTTCCTGACCCATTATCTGTGTTTGTAGACACTTATAAAACTGGGAAGATTCCAGACAAGGATATCCTGGCATTGATCAAGGAGAACTTCGATTTCAGGCCGGGAATGATCTCTATCAATCTTGATCTGATGAGAGGAGGTAATTTCAGGTATCAGAAAACAGCGGCATATGGGCATTTTGGACGTGACGACCCAGATTTCACCTGGGAGAAAGTGAAGCTTCTCAAACCTCGCAAGGCATAG
- the LOC120286115 gene encoding serine carboxypeptidase-like isoform X2 — translation MPVNMISSAIGLLICAGNSRWVNAMRWSGQKRFGTSPTVPFVVAGAKAGLMKSYGPLTFLKVHNAGHMVPMDQPKAALQMLKSWMAGKAAMAGADSETDT, via the exons ATGCCGGTGAATATGATCTCCTCTGCAATTGGCTTG TTAATTTGTGCAGGAAATTCCAGGTGGGTTAATGCCATGCGGTGGTCTGGTCAAAAGCGGTTTGGGACATCTCCAACCGTTCCATTTGTCGTTGCTGGTGCCAAGGCAGGACTGATGAAAAGCTATGGACCACTTACTTTCTtgaag GTTCATAATGCTGGGCACATGGTTCCGATGGATCAGCCGAAAGCTGCTCTACAAATGCTAAAGAGCTGGATGGCAGGCAAAGCCGCCATGGCCGGTGCAGATAGCGAGACTGATACTTAA
- the LOC120286115 gene encoding serine carboxypeptidase-like isoform X1 codes for MKNLAVGIPALLEDGLKVLIYAGEYDLLCNWLGKPRSFKLVDARQNQTEHYLANDMSFLKLICAGNSRWVNAMRWSGQKRFGTSPTVPFVVAGAKAGLMKSYGPLTFLKVHNAGHMVPMDQPKAALQMLKSWMAGKAAMAGADSETDT; via the exons ATGAAGAATCTCGCAGTGGGTATCCCCGCACTTCTTGAGGATGGGCTGAAGGTGCTCATTTATGCCGGTGAATATGATCTCCTCTGCAATTGGCTTGGTAAACCCCGATCTTTCAAGTTGGTAGACGCTAGACAGAATCAAACGGAACATTACCTGGCGAATGACATGTCTTTCCTGAAGTTAATTTGTGCAGGAAATTCCAGGTGGGTTAATGCCATGCGGTGGTCTGGTCAAAAGCGGTTTGGGACATCTCCAACCGTTCCATTTGTCGTTGCTGGTGCCAAGGCAGGACTGATGAAAAGCTATGGACCACTTACTTTCTtgaag GTTCATAATGCTGGGCACATGGTTCCGATGGATCAGCCGAAAGCTGCTCTACAAATGCTAAAGAGCTGGATGGCAGGCAAAGCCGCCATGGCCGGTGCAGATAGCGAGACTGATACTTAA
- the LOC104423378 gene encoding LOW QUALITY PROTEIN: serine carboxypeptidase-like 48 (The sequence of the model RefSeq protein was modified relative to this genomic sequence to represent the inferred CDS: deleted 1 base in 1 codon): protein MFYFFFDSRNSANDPVVIWLTGGPGCSCSLALFYENGPFHIANNLSLVWNDYGWDQVSNLIFVDQPTGTGFSYSTDERDIRHDEQGVSNDLYDFLQAFFAAHPQLVKNDFYITGESYAGHYIPAFAARVQQGNKAKEGIHINLKGFAIGNGLTNPEIQYEAYTDYALNMKLITESDHDSINTMLPECKQGIKQCATKGGDACELALIDCNGIFNEIRDITGNINVSIFPLTEAF from the exons ATGTTCTACTTCTTCTTTGACTCACGGAACAGCGCAAATGACCCGGTAGTCATTTGGTTAACCGGAGGGCCTGGATGTAGCTGTTCATTGGCACTGTTCTATGAGAACGGCCCTTTTCATATTGCCAACAACTTGTCTCTTGTGTGGAATGATTAT GGTTGGGACCAG GTGTCGAATCTCATCTTCGTCGATCAGCCTACTGGAACTGGTTTCAGTTACTCCACTGACGAGCGTGACATTCGACATGATGAGCAAGGTGTCAGCAATGACTTATACGACTTCTTGCAG GCGTTCTTTGCAGCGCATCCTCAACTTGTCAAGAACGATTTTTACATAACCGGAGAATCATACGCTGGGCACTACATTCCTGCTTTTGCTGCTCGTGTTCAGCAAGGGAACAAGGCAAAGGAAGGAATTCACATAAACTTAAAG GGGTTTGCAATTGGCAATGGCCTAACCAATCCTGAGATCCAGTATGAAGCATACACAGATTATGCTTTAAACATGAAGTTAATCACAGAGTCCGATCATGACAGCATAAACACAATGCTCCCAGAATGCAAACAAGGGATTAAACAGTGTG CTACCAAGGGTGGAGATGCCTGTGAGTTAGCATTGATCGATTGCAACGGTATTTTCAATGAGATCAGGGACATTACAGGGAACATAAACGTATCTATTTTTCCCCTGACAGAAGCTTTCTAA